In Antechinus flavipes isolate AdamAnt ecotype Samford, QLD, Australia chromosome 3, AdamAnt_v2, whole genome shotgun sequence, a genomic segment contains:
- the SAP18 gene encoding histone deacetylase complex subunit SAP18: MLAAGVGGHSERLGGRRRKMAVESRVTQEEIKKEPEKPIDREKTCPLLLRVFTTNNGRHHRVEEFSRGNVPSSELQIYTWMDATLKELTSLVKEVYPEARKKGTHFNFAIVFTDLKRPGYRVKEIGSTMSGRKGTDDSMTLQSQKFQIGDYLDIAITPPNRAPPPSGRLRPY, encoded by the exons ATGCTCGCGGCCGGGGTCGGAGGTCATAGTGAGCGTCTAGGAGGCCGAAGGAGGAAGATGGCAGTGGAGTCCCGCGTCACTCAGGAGGAAATTAAGAAGGAACCGGAGAAGCCTATTGACCGGGAGAAG ACGTGCCCGCTGCTTCTGCGGGTCTTCACCACTAATAACGGCCGACACCACCGAGTGGAAGAGTTCTCCCGAGGAAACGTGCCTTCGAGCGAGCTGCAGATCTATACCTG gaTGGATGCAACCTTGAAAGAATTGACTAGTTTAGTAAAGGAGGTCTACCCAGAAGCTCGAAAGAAGGGTACACACTTcaattttgctattgtttttacGGATCTTAAAAGACCTGGTTATCG AGTGAAAGAGATTGGCAGTACTATGTCTGGCAGAAAGGGAACTGATGACTCTATGACCCTACAGTCTCAGAAGTTCCAAATAGGAGATTATTTGGATATAGCAATCACTCCTCCAAATCGGGCACCACCTCCCTCAGGACGCTTGAGACCATATTAA